TTCCAAGAGGACAAAGATATCTGCACCAGGCATATTCTCTGAAAAGGATACCCATAATACCAGCTAAAAGGACTATACTTAAAATAAAAAGAGCCGTATATCTTGGTGAATAAACTAGATCAGTTGTGCTTTCAAGCCAGATGATTAAAAAGAAAAGAGCAGTTGCTATATGTATGCCATAAGTTTTAAGAAATGAAGAAGGTTCTTTTAGGAGAGAAAGTTTTAGTTTCTGAAATAATCTTGCCAAGCCAGGAAAAGGACAAAGGGCACACCACATTCTACCTAAGAAAAACCAGGATAAAACAAGTGATGACCACCAGACTCCCCAGGCCAAGAAAAGCATAATATTTTTTTTAGGGTCTTGAGGGCCAAAAAGTCCCATAAGAATTAGTATAAGAAAAATAATGTCTCCAAGGGTTCGGATAAGGGCAAAATTCTTCCGATTATAGAAAAAGTTTTTTATTTTTGAACTGATCTTAAAGAGATTAATGCGATTATTCCCTTCAATTTCAGGCCAAAAAAGAGTTTTTAATATTTTCATATAAATTAGATTAAAATTTAAATTATTTTTTCTAAAGAGCTTGTGAAAAAGAGAGCAAAAAGAAGAGATTAAATGCTCCTATATAAGTTTAGATCCTTACAAAAAAAGAAGGGTGGTAAGAGGTGGGAGGAAAAGTAGTTGAAAAAATCCTATAGAGTCTCAAAAGATATGGATGCATGCAAATGCTTGACAATGGCCTAAATTTACTTATATTTTTTATTAAATTTGGTCATGGAGGTGAAAAAAATGTTTAATGTCTTTAAGACTTTTATTTTTCTGGCTATATTAACGGTTCTTTTTATTTTGGTTGGTTCCCTTATTGGCGGTAAAACCGGGGCAACTATAGCCCTTTTTATGGCTGGAATAATGAATTTTATAGCCTATTTCTTTTCTGATAAGCTTGTGCTTGCTATGAGTGGAGCTAAGCCAGTAAGCCGTGATGAAGATCCCGAACTCCATGCTATTGTAGAAGAGGTTGCCAGAAGGGCAGGGATTCCAAAACCTCAGGTATATGTTATCCCTACAGAGACCCCTAATGCCTTTGCAACAGGAAGAAATCCTGAAAAAGGTGTGGTTGCAGTAACAATGGGGATTAGAAGACTTCTTGATAAAGAAGAGCTTGCAGGGGTAATAGCCCATGAAGTAGCCCATATCAAAAATAGAGACATTCTTATTTCCACGATTGCAGCAACTATAGTTGGAGCCATAAGTTATCTTGCTCAAATGGCTCAATGGGCCCTTTTCTTTGGAGGAAGTCGAGAGGATGAAGATAGAAATC
This window of the Caldimicrobium thiodismutans genome carries:
- the htpX gene encoding zinc metalloprotease HtpX is translated as MFNVFKTFIFLAILTVLFILVGSLIGGKTGATIALFMAGIMNFIAYFFSDKLVLAMSGAKPVSRDEDPELHAIVEEVARRAGIPKPQVYVIPTETPNAFATGRNPEKGVVAVTMGIRRLLDKEELAGVIAHEVAHIKNRDILISTIAATIVGAISYLAQMAQWALFFGGSREDEDRNPLALVGTLVAIIIIPIAATLIQLAISRSREYLADETGARVIKNPRALARALEKLDSWNRAYPMDVNPAQAQMFIVNPLSGKSLLSLFSTHPPIEERVARLYRMAQGGF